One window of the Lactococcus lactis genome contains the following:
- the rsmB gene encoding 16S rRNA (cytosine(967)-C(5))-methyltransferase RsmB, whose product MTKNARQTALDVLNDIFGNDAYANISLDRNLRDSELSTVDKAFVTALVYGVVSKKDLLEWHITPFLKKEPKPWAKMLLLLTVYQILFMDKVPTSAAVDEAVKIAKRRDGQATANFINAVLRNFMRSEHRNEEPKDWETKYSMPKLLLDKMVRQFGGKRTGEILESLEKPSHVSLRKIDPTVEISGTRASLLTESALIADSGNFAMTEEFQSGRITIQDETSQLVAPQLDLEGTEEVLDACAAPGGKSTHMAQYLTSGHITALDLYDHKLDLINQNAERQHVADKITTQKADATMIFEEFGSDKFDRILVDAPCSGIGLIRRKPDIRYRKESSDFVDLQKIQLEILNSASKSLKKSGIMVYSTCTIFDEENFDVVRQFLESHPNFEQVEISSDKADMIKEGCIFITPEMYHTDGFFIAKFKKIGE is encoded by the coding sequence ATGACAAAAAATGCAAGACAAACCGCACTCGATGTATTGAATGACATTTTTGGCAATGATGCTTATGCCAATATTTCATTGGATCGAAATTTGCGAGATTCTGAACTATCCACAGTTGATAAAGCTTTTGTGACTGCCCTTGTATATGGAGTGGTTTCTAAAAAGGATTTATTGGAGTGGCATATTACTCCCTTCTTGAAAAAAGAACCAAAACCTTGGGCAAAAATGCTCCTATTGCTTACAGTTTATCAAATCTTATTTATGGATAAGGTCCCAACTTCGGCAGCAGTAGATGAAGCAGTCAAAATCGCTAAACGTCGTGATGGTCAAGCGACGGCTAACTTTATCAATGCTGTGTTACGTAATTTCATGCGTTCTGAACATCGAAATGAAGAACCAAAGGATTGGGAAACAAAATATTCAATGCCCAAACTTTTATTGGATAAAATGGTTCGTCAATTTGGTGGAAAAAGAACAGGAGAAATTTTAGAAAGTCTTGAAAAGCCAAGTCACGTTAGCTTACGAAAAATTGACCCAACCGTAGAAATTTCAGGAACTCGTGCTTCTCTACTGACAGAAAGTGCTCTAATTGCTGACAGTGGAAATTTTGCAATGACAGAAGAATTTCAATCTGGCAGAATTACGATTCAAGATGAAACAAGTCAATTAGTTGCCCCTCAACTTGATTTAGAAGGAACAGAAGAAGTTCTTGACGCTTGTGCAGCTCCTGGTGGTAAAAGTACTCATATGGCTCAATATTTAACAAGTGGCCATATCACAGCACTAGATTTATATGATCATAAACTTGATTTAATTAATCAAAATGCAGAGCGTCAACATGTTGCGGATAAAATTACTACTCAAAAAGCCGATGCGACAATGATTTTTGAAGAATTTGGTTCAGATAAATTTGACCGAATTCTTGTGGACGCTCCGTGTTCAGGTATTGGATTAATTCGACGCAAACCAGATATTCGCTACAGAAAAGAAAGTTCGGATTTTGTTGATTTACAAAAAATTCAGCTAGAAATTCTGAACAGCGCCTCGAAAAGCCTGAAAAAAAGTGGTATAATGGTATACAGTACTTGTACAATTTTTGATGAAGAGAACTTTGACGTTGTTCGTCAATTTCTAGAAAGTCATCCTAATTTTGAACAAGTTGAAATTTCTAGCGATAAGGCAGATATGATTAAAGAAGGATGTATTTTTATTACTCCAGAAATGTATCATACAGATGGCTTTTTCATCGCGAAATTTAAGAAAATAGGCGAATAA
- a CDS encoding Stp1/IreP family PP2C-type Ser/Thr phosphatase has translation MEYSILSDIGSKRSTNQDYAGTYVNRAGYQLFLLADGMGGHKAGNVASKLTVEDLGKLWSETFFDAGTPEATLEIWLKNQVRNENENIASLGKLDEYQGMGTTLEALVIKAGMLVSAHVGDSRTYLMRDGELNKITTDHSLVQELVDAGQITEEEAEVHTNKNIITRSLGQTSEVQADIQVLELQVGDIILMNSDGLTNMVSTTEIMEVLEREDLTLDNKSEALVRLANEHGGLDNITVVLIKYDETSESETPTQEVS, from the coding sequence GTGGAATACAGTATTTTATCAGATATCGGTTCAAAACGTAGTACTAATCAAGACTATGCCGGTACTTATGTCAACCGTGCAGGTTATCAGCTCTTTTTATTAGCTGATGGCATGGGAGGACACAAAGCAGGTAATGTCGCAAGTAAACTTACCGTAGAAGATCTCGGCAAACTTTGGTCAGAGACATTTTTTGATGCGGGAACACCAGAAGCAACTCTTGAGATTTGGCTAAAAAATCAAGTTCGTAATGAAAATGAAAATATTGCCAGCCTTGGAAAACTTGATGAATACCAAGGAATGGGAACAACTCTTGAAGCCTTGGTTATTAAAGCAGGAATGCTCGTTTCTGCCCATGTAGGTGATAGCCGAACTTATTTAATGCGCGATGGTGAATTAAATAAAATAACCACAGACCATTCTTTAGTTCAAGAGCTTGTAGATGCAGGGCAAATTACCGAAGAGGAAGCTGAAGTTCATACGAATAAAAATATCATTACTCGTTCACTTGGGCAAACTAGTGAAGTTCAAGCAGATATTCAAGTTTTAGAACTTCAAGTAGGGGACATTATTTTGATGAACTCCGATGGTTTAACAAACATGGTTTCAACTACCGAAATTATGGAAGTTTTAGAGCGGGAAGATTTAACTTTAGATAATAAATCTGAAGCTTTAGTTCGTTTAGCCAATGAACATGGAGGTTTGGATAATATTACCGTCGTTTTGATTAAGTATGATGAAACGTCAGAAAGCGAAACACCAACGCAGGAGGTTAGTTGA
- the pknB gene encoding Stk1 family PASTA domain-containing Ser/Thr kinase — MIQIGKIFADRYRIIKEIGRGGMANVYQGEDTFLGDRLVAIKVLRSNFENDDIAIARFQREAFAMAELSHPNIVGISDVGEFESQQYIVMEFVDGMTLKQYINQNAPLANDEAIEIITEILSAMDMAHSHGIIHRDLKPQNVLVSSSGTVKVTDFGIAKALSETSLTQTNTMFGSVHYLSPERTRGSNATVQSDIYAIGIILFELLTGQIPFDGDSAVAIALKHFQESIPSIINLNPEVPQALENVVIKATAKDIKNRYTDVEEMMTDVATSTSLDRRGEEKLVFNKDHDETKIMPANLINPYDTKPLIDKKEDNDSQTDEKAASSEVVNKNKKSKKGLIIGLIILLLVVGGATLAWVVSTPTNVKIPNVTNSTLDQAKSKIKDAKLKVGTVHKQQSSTIAEGNVIKTDPTSGTTVRSNSSVDIYVSTGNEDIIKMKDFVGEKIDEAMATLLKDYGIDESQVTQTSVPSDSYPAGTIIKQSPKKGSSFDTKGSEKITFEVSSGKQVEVPDYKPNGQYMTYSQYQAALKAAGFTNITLDPQATTNQQADGYVYSVYPTVGASVDPTQEIVITYSVYTAPSSSSTTSESTTTPETSSSTTSSTSSSTTSQPSTDNNNSSKESSTTSSSS, encoded by the coding sequence ATGATTCAAATCGGTAAAATCTTTGCCGATCGTTATCGGATTATCAAAGAAATCGGACGTGGCGGAATGGCGAACGTTTATCAAGGTGAAGATACTTTTCTTGGTGACCGCTTAGTTGCAATAAAAGTGCTACGTTCAAATTTTGAAAACGATGATATCGCGATTGCTCGTTTTCAGCGAGAAGCATTCGCCATGGCAGAACTTTCACATCCAAATATCGTAGGTATTTCTGATGTTGGTGAATTTGAAAGTCAACAATACATTGTCATGGAATTTGTTGACGGCATGACACTTAAACAATACATCAATCAAAATGCACCTTTAGCCAATGATGAAGCTATTGAAATTATTACTGAAATTTTATCAGCAATGGACATGGCCCATTCACATGGTATTATTCACCGGGATTTAAAACCACAAAATGTTTTAGTTTCCAGTAGTGGAACTGTAAAAGTAACGGATTTTGGAATTGCGAAAGCACTCTCTGAAACTTCACTTACTCAAACAAATACAATGTTTGGTTCGGTTCATTATTTATCACCAGAGCGAACGCGTGGTTCAAATGCAACTGTTCAATCAGATATTTATGCGATTGGAATTATTTTATTTGAACTTTTAACAGGTCAAATTCCATTTGATGGAGATTCTGCAGTTGCTATCGCTCTAAAACATTTCCAAGAGAGTATTCCAAGCATCATCAATCTCAATCCAGAAGTTCCGCAAGCTTTGGAAAATGTTGTCATTAAAGCTACAGCGAAAGATATTAAAAATCGCTATACTGATGTAGAAGAAATGATGACTGATGTGGCAACTTCAACGAGTCTTGATCGTCGTGGGGAAGAAAAATTAGTTTTCAATAAGGACCATGATGAAACAAAAATTATGCCTGCCAATCTAATTAATCCTTATGACACCAAGCCTCTGATTGATAAAAAAGAAGATAATGATTCACAAACAGATGAAAAAGCTGCAAGCTCAGAAGTAGTAAATAAAAACAAAAAATCTAAAAAAGGCTTGATTATTGGTCTTATTATCCTTCTTTTAGTTGTTGGCGGTGCTACTTTGGCTTGGGTTGTCTCAACACCAACTAATGTTAAGATACCTAATGTGACAAACTCGACGCTTGACCAAGCAAAAAGCAAAATTAAAGATGCAAAACTAAAAGTGGGAACAGTTCATAAACAACAAAGTTCAACGATTGCTGAAGGAAATGTTATCAAGACTGATCCAACTAGTGGAACAACCGTGAGATCTAATAGCTCCGTTGATATTTATGTTTCTACGGGAAATGAAGATATCATCAAAATGAAGGACTTTGTCGGTGAAAAGATTGATGAGGCGATGGCAACATTACTTAAGGATTATGGTATTGATGAAAGCCAAGTCACTCAAACTTCCGTTCCTAGTGATTCTTACCCAGCAGGTACAATCATTAAACAAAGCCCTAAAAAAGGTTCTAGTTTTGATACCAAAGGGAGTGAAAAAATTACCTTTGAAGTTTCAAGTGGAAAACAAGTTGAAGTTCCGGATTATAAACCGAACGGTCAATATATGACTTATTCACAGTATCAAGCTGCCTTAAAAGCTGCAGGATTCACTAATATTACACTAGACCCTCAAGCAACAACGAATCAACAAGCCGACGGTTATGTATATTCTGTTTATCCGACTGTTGGAGCGTCCGTTGATCCAACTCAAGAAATTGTAATCACTTATAGCGTCTATACTGCTCCAAGTTCAAGTTCAACAACTTCTGAATCAACAACGACGCCTGAAACTTCGTCAAGCACAACTTCAAGTACTTCAAGTTCTACAACAAGTCAGCCGTCAACAGATAACAACAATAGCAGCAAAGAATCTTCAACAACGTCATCAAGTAGTTGA
- the rpsO gene encoding 30S ribosomal protein S15, translated as MAISKEKKQEIIAQYARKEGDTGSPEVQIAVLTWEINHLNDHIKSHKKDHATQRGLMKKIGHRRNLLGYLRGKDVQRYRELIASLGLRR; from the coding sequence ATGGCAATTTCAAAAGAAAAAAAACAAGAAATCATCGCTCAATACGCTCGTAAAGAAGGCGATACTGGTTCACCTGAAGTACAAATCGCTGTATTGACTTGGGAAATTAACCACCTTAACGACCACATCAAATCTCATAAAAAAGACCACGCAACACAACGTGGTTTGATGAAAAAAATTGGTCACCGTCGTAACCTTCTTGGATACCTTCGTGGAAAAGACGTTCAACGTTACCGTGAACTTATCGCTTCATTGGGACTTCGTCGTTAA
- the proC gene encoding pyrroline-5-carboxylate reductase, whose translation MKTIGFIGVGKMATAIISGLDKNKFKIIISGHNLTKTQKQAETLNVTAASNHEELVQESDFIILSVKPQVLPSVLSKLINHLTKDKTLISIAAGLTLSDLKHLADSENQPIIRVMPNINAQIGQSTSAIVKNEFVDDSAYATVQEIFKSTGSVHEIAEKDFSTFAAIAGSSPAFIYMFIDAMARAGVLHGIPKDQATAIVAETVRASAEMILQSGENPWSLVDKVSSPGGTTVAGVVSLEQNHFIGTVIDAISATIEKEKNL comes from the coding sequence ATGAAAACAATAGGTTTTATTGGAGTTGGAAAAATGGCAACAGCTATTATTTCTGGACTTGACAAAAATAAATTCAAAATCATCATTTCCGGACACAATTTAACAAAAACTCAAAAACAAGCGGAAACCCTTAATGTTACGGCTGCAAGTAATCATGAAGAACTCGTTCAAGAATCTGATTTTATCATTCTATCAGTTAAACCTCAAGTACTTCCCTCTGTTTTAAGTAAATTAATCAATCATTTAACTAAAGACAAAACATTAATTTCAATTGCAGCGGGACTCACTTTATCTGACTTGAAACATCTGGCTGATTCAGAAAATCAACCAATCATCCGAGTGATGCCAAATATCAATGCACAAATCGGTCAGTCAACATCGGCCATTGTCAAAAATGAATTTGTTGATGATTCTGCTTATGCTACAGTTCAAGAAATTTTTAAATCAACTGGTTCTGTCCATGAAATTGCTGAAAAAGATTTTTCAACATTTGCAGCAATTGCCGGTTCAAGCCCTGCTTTTATTTATATGTTCATTGATGCCATGGCACGTGCCGGTGTATTGCATGGTATTCCTAAAGATCAAGCCACAGCAATTGTTGCCGAAACGGTTCGTGCTTCAGCTGAAATGATTCTCCAAAGTGGTGAAAATCCTTGGTCATTAGTCGATAAAGTCTCAAGTCCTGGTGGAACTACTGTCGCTGGTGTGGTAAGTTTAGAACAAAACCATTTTATCGGAACAGTTATTGATGCTATTAGCGCTACTATCGAAAAAGAAAAAAATCTTTAA
- the glmU gene encoding bifunctional UDP-N-acetylglucosamine diphosphorylase/glucosamine-1-phosphate N-acetyltransferase GlmU, whose translation MNKFAIVLAAGKGTRMKSALPKVLHQVAGKSMLAHVLTSVSEVEIAKNVVIVGHEADRVIATLPKGTQFVKQVEQLGTGHAVRIAADLLANEDGATLVIAGDTPLITGQTLEALFDYHFAQNATATILTAIAPNPTGYGRIIRDENGSVEKIVEQKDANDFEKSITEINTGTYIFDNKSLFKALNEITTDNAQGEYYLTDVIEIFKKSGQTVAAHILDDFDESLGVNDRVALSQAELTMRKRINHQHMVNGVTLIDPATTYIDSEVTIGEETVIEANVTIKGNTFIGKNVLITNGSRIENSEIHSNCEVRNSTVEESRMSVGSNVGPYAHLRPGTVLSEEVHVGNFVEIKGSTLGKGTKAGHLTYIGNATVGEKVNFGAGTITANFDGKNKFNTEIDDFAFIGSNSTIIAPLHIGKNALTAAGSVVTEDVPDEAVEIGRGKQVNKLERAKKMPHYRGQ comes from the coding sequence ATGAATAAATTCGCAATTGTCTTGGCGGCTGGTAAAGGAACTCGTATGAAATCAGCACTTCCGAAGGTCTTACATCAAGTGGCTGGAAAATCAATGCTTGCTCATGTTCTTACAAGTGTTTCTGAGGTAGAAATTGCTAAAAATGTAGTGATTGTTGGTCATGAAGCGGATCGTGTGATTGCAACTTTACCTAAAGGGACTCAATTTGTGAAACAAGTTGAGCAATTGGGAACGGGTCATGCCGTTCGGATTGCTGCGGATTTATTGGCAAATGAAGATGGAGCAACTCTTGTTATTGCTGGTGATACACCATTAATTACTGGACAAACGTTAGAAGCACTTTTTGACTATCACTTTGCACAAAATGCAACAGCAACTATCTTGACAGCAATTGCACCAAATCCAACAGGATATGGACGAATTATTCGTGATGAAAATGGCTCAGTAGAAAAGATTGTTGAGCAAAAAGATGCGAATGATTTTGAAAAATCAATTACCGAAATTAATACTGGGACTTACATTTTTGATAATAAGTCACTTTTCAAAGCCTTGAATGAAATCACAACTGATAATGCCCAAGGAGAGTATTATTTAACAGATGTCATTGAAATTTTCAAAAAATCTGGTCAAACGGTAGCGGCTCATATCCTTGATGATTTTGACGAAAGTTTAGGAGTTAATGACCGTGTTGCCCTTTCACAAGCTGAGTTGACGATGCGCAAACGAATCAATCATCAACATATGGTGAATGGTGTAACTCTTATTGACCCTGCGACAACTTATATTGACAGTGAAGTAACGATTGGTGAAGAAACTGTGATTGAAGCAAATGTAACAATAAAAGGAAATACCTTTATTGGTAAAAATGTTTTGATTACAAATGGTAGCCGTATTGAAAATTCAGAAATTCATTCAAATTGTGAAGTTCGTAATTCAACGGTTGAAGAAAGCAGAATGAGTGTTGGAAGTAATGTAGGACCCTATGCTCATTTGCGTCCCGGAACTGTTTTGAGCGAAGAAGTTCATGTTGGAAACTTTGTCGAAATTAAAGGTTCAACGCTTGGTAAAGGTACAAAAGCTGGTCACTTAACTTATATTGGAAATGCAACGGTTGGTGAGAAAGTGAACTTTGGTGCTGGAACAATTACAGCAAACTTTGATGGTAAAAATAAATTCAATACTGAAATTGATGACTTTGCCTTTATTGGTTCGAATTCAACAATTATTGCTCCATTGCATATCGGTAAAAATGCCTTAACAGCAGCAGGATCTGTTGTAACAGAAGATGTACCAGATGAAGCAGTCGAAATTGGACGTGGAAAACAAGTGAATAAACTTGAACGTGCTAAAAAAATGCCACATTATCGTGGTCAATAA
- a CDS encoding NUDIX hydrolase — protein sequence MLNFDDKKFEEKTLAREEIFSGKIFHVVKDVVSLHDGQESFRELVFHNGGTAIAPVHNNKMILVGQYRKALEKFIFEIPAGKLEKGEEKDPKAAALRELEEETGYLAQDLTEITAFYGTPGFSSEKTYVYFSSNLTKVEHPKPADDGEFLEQIEVTLSEAKKMIELEQIADAKTIMAIWYWEMQYLKKELENNA from the coding sequence ATGTTAAATTTTGATGATAAAAAATTTGAAGAAAAAACTTTAGCTAGAGAAGAAATTTTTAGTGGGAAGATTTTTCATGTTGTAAAAGACGTAGTTTCTTTGCATGATGGACAAGAGAGTTTTAGAGAACTTGTTTTTCATAATGGAGGAACAGCGATTGCACCTGTTCACAACAATAAGATGATTTTAGTTGGTCAATATCGTAAAGCATTGGAAAAATTTATTTTTGAAATTCCGGCAGGAAAACTTGAAAAAGGTGAAGAAAAAGATCCCAAAGCTGCGGCCTTAAGAGAGCTCGAAGAAGAGACTGGATATCTGGCGCAAGATTTGACAGAAATTACAGCTTTTTATGGGACACCCGGTTTTTCATCAGAGAAAACATATGTCTATTTCTCATCAAATTTAACAAAAGTGGAACATCCAAAACCCGCTGATGACGGTGAGTTTTTGGAACAAATTGAAGTCACTTTAAGCGAAGCAAAAAAAATGATTGAACTTGAACAAATTGCGGATGCAAAAACAATTATGGCTATTTGGTATTGGGAAATGCAATATTTGAAAAAGGAGCTTGAAAATAATGCCTAA
- the macP gene encoding cell wall synthase accessory phosphoprotein MacP: MPKPLLTDEVIEQAKQDKKNLERRLQRELEEDTEIAEKYDSIEKNLSKNAVYKSRRIENAKAQKRGKAINKWLFIVTLIVVLLAVAFFLYYF; the protein is encoded by the coding sequence ATGCCTAAACCTCTTTTAACAGACGAAGTAATTGAACAAGCAAAACAGGATAAGAAAAATCTTGAACGCAGATTGCAAAGAGAGCTTGAAGAAGATACTGAAATCGCTGAAAAATACGATAGTATTGAGAAAAATTTAAGCAAAAATGCTGTTTATAAAAGTCGAAGAATTGAAAATGCCAAGGCTCAAAAACGTGGAAAAGCAATTAATAAATGGCTTTTCATCGTTACACTAATTGTTGTTCTATTGGCAGTAGCTTTCTTTTTGTACTACTTTTAG
- a CDS encoding 5'-methylthioadenosine/adenosylhomocysteine nucleosidase: MKIGIICAMDEEIRILVENLENAEKHTRHGLVFHTGSIGRHEVVLVQSGIGKVMSALAVGFLVDIFDVDAIINTGSAGAVAQGLAIGDVVVADKLAYHDVDVTAFGYAYGQMAQQPLYFESSKYFVSELKKVLENVHVGLITSSDSFISSSSKIAEIKEHFPDVLAVEMEGASIAQAATVLGKPFVIIRAMSDTADHDANVNFDKFIIEAGKKSAEGLIRLLEEMV; the protein is encoded by the coding sequence ATGAAAATAGGAATTATTTGTGCGATGGATGAAGAAATTCGCATACTTGTTGAAAACTTAGAAAATGCAGAAAAACATACTCGTCATGGTTTAGTTTTTCATACAGGTTCAATTGGCCGGCATGAAGTGGTCCTTGTCCAATCTGGAATTGGTAAAGTGATGTCTGCTTTGGCAGTTGGATTTTTGGTTGACATTTTTGATGTCGACGCCATTATCAATACTGGATCAGCGGGAGCAGTTGCTCAAGGTTTAGCAATTGGTGATGTTGTAGTTGCCGATAAACTTGCTTATCATGATGTTGATGTTACTGCTTTTGGTTATGCTTATGGCCAAATGGCTCAACAACCTTTATATTTTGAATCAAGTAAATATTTTGTTTCTGAATTGAAAAAAGTTTTAGAAAATGTGCATGTTGGATTGATTACTAGTTCAGATAGTTTTATCAGTAGCTCTAGTAAAATTGCTGAGATTAAAGAGCATTTTCCGGATGTTTTAGCCGTTGAAATGGAAGGGGCTTCTATTGCTCAAGCTGCAACAGTACTTGGAAAACCATTTGTAATTATTCGTGCGATGTCTGATACTGCTGACCATGATGCTAATGTTAATTTTGATAAATTTATTATTGAAGCAGGAAAAAAATCAGCTGAGGGCTTGATTCGTTTACTCGAAGAAATGGTATAA
- the yqeK gene encoding bis(5'-nucleosyl)-tetraphosphatase (symmetrical) YqeK, protein MGEIKDKRLELLIEEVNIFLNNDQLFEHCLAVARTAEALTEELTDSNERRSQAFIAGLLHDIGGIYPNDQRVEKAEIFNIELLTEEREFPLIIHQKLSKYLASQHFKITDEQVLSAIECHTTLRKNFTELDLIVFLADKISWDGGDNAPFRQGLLTALSVNLQSAALYYINFIIDDGLKVAHPWLLEAKKDLENQLS, encoded by the coding sequence ATGGGAGAAATCAAGGATAAAAGGTTAGAACTCTTAATTGAGGAAGTTAATATTTTTTTGAATAATGACCAATTGTTTGAGCACTGTTTAGCAGTGGCAAGGACGGCTGAGGCACTGACAGAAGAATTAACTGATTCTAATGAAAGACGTTCTCAAGCTTTTATAGCAGGACTTTTACATGATATTGGTGGAATTTATCCAAATGATCAAAGAGTAGAAAAAGCAGAAATTTTTAATATCGAATTACTGACAGAAGAGCGTGAATTTCCATTAATTATTCATCAGAAACTTTCTAAGTATTTGGCGAGTCAACATTTTAAAATTACTGACGAACAAGTTCTGTCAGCAATTGAATGTCATACTACCCTAAGAAAAAATTTTACAGAATTGGACTTGATTGTTTTTCTTGCTGACAAAATTAGCTGGGATGGTGGAGATAATGCGCCATTTAGGCAGGGATTACTGACAGCTCTGTCAGTAAATTTGCAAAGTGCGGCACTTTATTATATTAATTTCATTATTGATGATGGATTGAAAGTTGCCCACCCATGGCTTTTAGAAGCAAAGAAAGATTTAGAAAATCAGCTTTCCTAG
- the pepC gene encoding aminopeptidase C, which yields MTVTSDFTQKLYENFAENTKLRAVENAVTKNGLLSSLEVRGSHAANLPEFSIDLTKDPVTNQKQSGRCWMFAALNTFRHKFINEFKTEDFEFSQAYTFFWDKYEKSNWFMEQIIGDIEMDDRRLKFLLQTPQQDGGQWDMMVAIFEKYGIVPKAVYPESQASSSSRELNQYLNKLLRQDAEILRYTIEQGGDVKAVKEELLQEVFNFLAVTLGLPPQNFEFAFRNKDNEYKKFIGSPKEFYNEYVGIDLNNYVSVINAPTADKPYNKSYTVEFLGNVVGGKEVKHLNVEMDRFKKLAIAQMQAGETVWFGCDVGQESNRSAGLLTMDSYDFKSSLDIEFTQSKAGRLDYGESLMTHAMVLAGVDLDADGNSTKWKVENSWGKDAGQKGYFVASDEWMDEYTYQIVVRKDLLTEEELAAYEEKPQVLLPWDPMGALA from the coding sequence ATGACAGTAACATCAGATTTCACACAAAAACTCTACGAAAATTTTGCAGAAAATACAAAATTGCGTGCGGTGGAAAATGCCGTGACTAAAAATGGTTTGCTTTCATCACTCGAAGTCCGTGGTTCACATGCAGCAAATTTGCCTGAGTTTTCAATTGACTTGACAAAAGACCCTGTAACGAATCAAAAACAATCTGGTCGTTGCTGGATGTTTGCTGCTTTGAACACTTTCCGTCATAAATTTATCAATGAATTTAAAACAGAAGATTTTGAGTTTTCACAAGCTTACACTTTCTTCTGGGATAAATATGAAAAATCAAACTGGTTCATGGAACAAATTATTGGTGATATTGAAATGGACGATCGTCGTTTGAAATTCCTTTTACAAACACCACAACAAGATGGTGGTCAATGGGATATGATGGTTGCAATTTTTGAAAAATATGGAATTGTTCCCAAAGCTGTTTATCCTGAATCACAAGCTTCAAGTAGCTCACGTGAATTGAATCAATACTTGAATAAACTACTCCGTCAAGATGCTGAAATTTTGCGTTATACAATTGAGCAAGGTGGAGATGTTAAAGCAGTTAAAGAAGAACTTTTACAAGAAGTCTTTAATTTCCTTGCGGTAACTTTAGGTTTGCCACCACAAAATTTTGAATTTGCTTTCCGTAATAAAGATAATGAATACAAAAAATTCATTGGTAGTCCAAAAGAATTTTACAATGAATATGTTGGAATTGATTTGAATAATTATGTGTCAGTAATCAATGCTCCAACTGCTGACAAACCTTATAATAAGAGCTACACAGTTGAGTTTCTTGGAAATGTTGTCGGTGGTAAAGAAGTGAAACATTTGAATGTTGAAATGGACCGCTTTAAAAAATTGGCCATTGCCCAAATGCAAGCTGGTGAAACAGTTTGGTTTGGTTGTGACGTGGGCCAAGAATCAAATCGTTCAGCCGGACTTTTGACAATGGATTCTTATGATTTCAAATCTTCATTGGATATTGAATTTACTCAAAGCAAAGCAGGACGTCTTGACTATGGTGAGTCGTTGATGACGCATGCCATGGTTTTAGCGGGTGTTGATTTAGATGCTGACGGAAATTCAACTAAATGGAAAGTTGAAAATTCATGGGGTAAAGATGCGGGTCAAAAAGGATATTTTGTTGCCTCTGATGAATGGATGGATGAATATACTTATCAAATTGTTGTCCGTAAAGACCTTTTAACTGAAGAAGAATTGGCTGCTTACGAAGAGAAACCTCAAGTACTTCTACCATGGGACCCAATGGGTGCTTTAGCTTAA
- a CDS encoding MerR family transcriptional regulator encodes MNIKKAAELSGIKTDNIRYYERIGLIPKITRTESGIRNFTEANIRTLKFVKHMRDAGVQVEPLTRYMALVNEGNPGTKEERIEILKNQVEQLRTEIIEKQSALDYLTFKIENYDEVMLPNEINLNQSSKETIKI; translated from the coding sequence ATGAATATAAAAAAAGCTGCTGAATTATCAGGGATAAAAACAGATAATATAAGGTATTATGAAAGAATTGGGCTGATTCCTAAAATTACACGGACAGAATCTGGAATAAGAAATTTTACAGAAGCTAATATTAGAACTTTGAAATTTGTCAAACACATGCGAGATGCAGGTGTGCAAGTTGAACCTTTGACCCGTTATATGGCATTAGTGAATGAGGGAAATCCCGGAACGAAAGAAGAAAGAATTGAAATTTTGAAGAACCAGGTTGAACAATTGAGAACAGAAATTATTGAAAAGCAATCTGCCTTGGATTATTTGACATTCAAAATTGAAAATTATGATGAAGTGATGTTGCCAAATGAAATTAATTTGAACCAAAGTTCAAAAGAAACAATCAAGATTTAA